One region of Paenibacillus polymyxa M1 genomic DNA includes:
- a CDS encoding MFS transporter — MHKRSFTYLLGTQTMSNAADILYIMALVSLVFHETDSIFSSVLVPLLRMGAQMISGFLAPLILARFQLPFILFVSQFGQLAYFAILLGHLWSAGTEPMWVIVFALVTAMSFLDGWTTPARNALIPRLASGEGLMRANSLVSVSDQTVQLAGWGLSGVLVAMLGSEKTLLVAGGLYLIALIFTSLIRDPLEGKAHYLLQPGTRVQNGDVLASEVVTEPGQGQHDLPPAQLEDKLYGPESESTAVPPKRKKEILREGWSLIGASHRLKALIFMDMIDLLGGSVWVGAFTLAFAQQVLHKSEAWWGYINAAYFAGAIGGGIIVLACVKHLQRRLLPAMLVGMAGYGLLTAWYALNTLPPLTLLIVLLMGLPAEMSVVSRRTMMQMSVSVHDLPKVLSAQATLTSLTFCISLLLMGWIADHLGIVNLYLFSAVLTMIAVIYGIFSRRALSMSLSAEVATSSK, encoded by the coding sequence ATGCACAAGCGTTCCTTTACCTATTTGCTTGGCACGCAGACGATGTCCAATGCGGCCGACATTCTTTACATTATGGCACTTGTGTCTTTGGTCTTTCATGAAACAGACTCGATCTTCTCTTCGGTGCTCGTTCCGTTGCTGCGGATGGGGGCGCAGATGATCAGCGGCTTTTTAGCACCGCTCATTTTGGCCCGATTCCAGCTTCCTTTTATTTTATTCGTTTCCCAGTTTGGACAACTGGCTTACTTCGCCATTCTGCTGGGCCACTTGTGGTCAGCGGGCACAGAGCCTATGTGGGTAATTGTGTTTGCGCTGGTGACTGCCATGTCCTTTCTGGACGGCTGGACCACCCCTGCGCGCAATGCACTGATTCCCCGCCTTGCTTCTGGGGAAGGACTCATGCGGGCAAACAGTCTGGTATCGGTCAGTGATCAGACGGTGCAATTAGCAGGGTGGGGGCTTAGTGGTGTGCTCGTAGCTATGCTGGGCTCGGAGAAAACATTGCTGGTGGCTGGCGGTCTGTATTTGATAGCGCTGATCTTCACCAGCTTGATTCGAGATCCCCTAGAGGGCAAAGCTCATTATTTGCTTCAGCCTGGAACAAGGGTACAAAATGGGGATGTCTTGGCTTCTGAGGTTGTAACCGAGCCGGGACAAGGGCAACATGACTTGCCTCCAGCGCAGTTGGAAGATAAGCTGTATGGTCCGGAATCAGAGAGCACAGCGGTGCCTCCTAAACGTAAAAAAGAAATACTGCGTGAAGGCTGGAGTCTCATCGGAGCCAGTCACAGACTGAAGGCTCTTATTTTTATGGATATGATTGACCTGCTGGGGGGATCAGTTTGGGTAGGCGCGTTCACGCTTGCCTTCGCTCAGCAGGTCTTGCACAAGAGCGAGGCATGGTGGGGATACATTAATGCGGCGTATTTTGCAGGTGCGATTGGTGGTGGCATCATAGTCCTTGCCTGTGTCAAGCATTTGCAGCGCAGACTGCTGCCCGCTATGCTGGTGGGGATGGCAGGCTACGGGCTGCTGACGGCTTGGTATGCACTGAACACATTACCGCCACTAACGCTGCTTATCGTGCTGTTGATGGGACTACCTGCGGAAATGTCGGTCGTCTCCCGCCGCACGATGATGCAAATGAGTGTGTCGGTACATGATTTGCCCAAGGTGCTGTCCGCCCAGGCTACGCTGACAAGCCTGACGTTTTGTATTTCGCTGCTTTTAATGGGCTGGATTGCAGATCATCTGGGTATCGTTAATTTGTACTTGTTTTCAGCAGTGCTAACGATGATTGCTGTCATATACGGTATTTTTAGTCGTCGTGCCTTATCTATGTCTTTATCAGCTGAAGTAGCTACTTCTTCCAAATAA
- a CDS encoding transglutaminase domain-containing protein has translation MNRKIGVRLVKCLVAGAALAVLLPQAVEWGNNVYAASVKPTPSVSSQQLQNKLLQAMATRSETLTFTYQGRVNGLKQQLQTAIQQAMESDPYVNYTIKSYAFSYTGTTTSAQVTIRLSYRETKEQTAYVDSTVQAVLGDIITKGMTDHEKVKAIHDWIVVRLKYDEAQQKYTAYDGLKTGSTVCQGYSLLAYKMLERAGITNRIVEGRAGGQLHAWNLVLLDGRWYHMDTTWDDPTPDRANEVSTSYYLLTDSEMRRDHSWVKQYPQANTSYRETLSALIAAGGAKAAVYQKLYNNLEYPLQDGKGLVKSSADIKEQVRKMITKGETSITFGYQGTERSLKEDLQSLYQLGLKSISYQITDLGSTGNLRVTLKWT, from the coding sequence ATGAACAGAAAAATCGGGGTTAGGCTTGTAAAATGTCTGGTTGCAGGTGCAGCGCTGGCTGTGTTGCTGCCGCAGGCTGTAGAGTGGGGCAACAATGTGTATGCGGCGTCGGTCAAGCCGACTCCCTCCGTATCATCGCAGCAGCTTCAAAACAAGCTTTTACAGGCAATGGCTACGCGGAGTGAAACGCTGACCTTTACATATCAAGGGCGAGTGAACGGTCTCAAGCAGCAGTTACAGACAGCCATCCAACAGGCGATGGAGAGCGATCCGTATGTGAATTATACGATCAAAAGCTACGCATTCAGCTATACAGGCACAACCACCTCCGCCCAGGTTACGATTCGTTTAAGCTACCGGGAAACGAAGGAACAGACGGCATATGTGGATAGCACAGTGCAAGCTGTGCTGGGGGATATCATTACGAAGGGAATGACGGATCATGAAAAGGTGAAGGCCATCCATGATTGGATCGTCGTTCGCCTGAAGTATGATGAAGCACAGCAAAAGTACACAGCCTATGATGGTCTGAAAACGGGAAGCACGGTCTGTCAGGGTTATTCGCTGTTGGCTTATAAAATGCTCGAACGAGCAGGGATTACAAATCGGATTGTGGAAGGTAGAGCAGGAGGGCAGTTGCATGCATGGAATCTTGTTTTATTAGATGGCCGATGGTATCACATGGATACGACATGGGATGACCCGACCCCCGATCGCGCGAACGAGGTAAGCACTTCATATTATCTGCTGACGGATTCAGAAATGCGGCGGGATCATTCGTGGGTTAAACAATATCCTCAGGCGAACACATCGTACCGCGAAACCTTATCGGCATTGATAGCTGCCGGAGGAGCAAAGGCTGCCGTGTATCAAAAACTGTACAATAACCTGGAATATCCATTGCAAGACGGCAAGGGACTGGTTAAATCATCAGCTGACATCAAGGAACAGGTTCGGAAGATGATAACTAAGGGAGAAACGTCAATTACTTTTGGCTATCAAGGTACGGAACGAAGTCTTAAGGAGGATTTACAGTCCTTGTACCAACTCGGCTTAAAATCCATTTCCTATCAGATTACGGATCTCGGAAGTACCGGCAATCTTAGGGTAACCCTGAAATGGACTTAA
- a CDS encoding FeoA family protein, whose protein sequence is MAECISLLRTPLGQTVRLQSLAPLHPSLRRRLTDMGINEGSIIRLKKISLLGGPIVIECNGQLVGLRQNQVKQLEVVPTWT, encoded by the coding sequence ATGGCAGAATGTATCTCACTCCTTCGTACACCATTAGGTCAGACTGTGCGTTTGCAATCTCTTGCCCCTCTTCACCCCTCATTGCGCCGCCGTTTAACAGACATGGGCATCAACGAAGGCTCCATTATACGCTTAAAAAAGATCAGTTTATTGGGCGGCCCAATCGTCATTGAATGCAACGGCCAGTTAGTCGGCCTCCGCCAAAATCAAGTGAAGCAACTGGAGGTCGTTCCGACATGGACATGA
- the feoB gene encoding ferrous iron transport protein B has translation MDMIALFGNPNTGKTSLFNKLTRTYAEVGNWSGVTVEKKTGILRDKSAVLVDLPGAYSLLPLSLDEGVATRYLLEEPPAALINIVDASQLQRNLYLTVQLLEYGRPLVLGLNMTDVADATGLRVNKELLADQLNVPIIPMVARTGSGSKQMLASLREVRHTSNAFQLDYGPAVEAAIADICSLLPHTSVPQLRWAALQCLENNPVVMEWMTNETLREQVTARIQRCEEELLREGYASTPAQHIRFVRTAWIAELCTKAVDTSKLRPHSLTDKLDALLTHRYLGIPIFLLLMYATFKFTFDWAGTILSDMLDEFFSGTLSSWITELLVQLNASAFTQSLVVDGIVAGVGGVLVFLPQIAILFLIISVIEDSGYMARVTILMDRLMQAVGLNGKSFIPFIIGFGCNVPAIMAARTIEQPRERLITTLLVPFMSCSARLPVYALFAGVFFPSHAASIIMLMYVLGIIVSLILAKIFSKVSILSGEPSLFIVELPPYRVPQALTLFRSTWEKVKGFVRKAGTIILAGSVGIWLLSNFGPQGFGVEMDDSLLATVGGWFAPLLAPLGFGTWQAGASLLTGFMAKEVVVSTMNIIYHVPDMQGLELQVRQAFTPLASFSFMVFILLYVPCLATVAVIRKETLSWRWTAFSVIYPLTVAYIIAVLIYQCGRLLGWG, from the coding sequence ATGGACATGATCGCTCTTTTCGGTAATCCCAATACAGGAAAAACCTCATTATTCAACAAGTTGACTCGTACGTATGCAGAAGTAGGAAACTGGTCTGGCGTCACTGTGGAAAAGAAAACAGGAATCCTGCGTGACAAGTCTGCCGTATTGGTGGATTTGCCGGGTGCCTACTCTTTACTCCCTCTGTCGCTGGATGAAGGCGTCGCAACCCGTTATTTGCTGGAAGAACCGCCTGCGGCGCTAATTAACATCGTGGATGCTTCCCAGCTTCAGCGCAATCTATATCTGACCGTACAATTATTGGAATACGGCCGTCCACTTGTACTCGGCTTAAACATGACCGATGTAGCCGATGCCACCGGTCTTCGGGTAAACAAGGAACTGTTGGCTGATCAATTGAACGTTCCCATTATTCCGATGGTGGCACGTACAGGTAGTGGAAGTAAGCAAATGCTTGCTTCCCTTCGAGAGGTCAGACATACATCCAATGCTTTTCAACTGGATTACGGTCCTGCTGTCGAAGCTGCTATTGCGGATATTTGCAGCTTGCTGCCGCATACATCTGTGCCTCAGCTCCGCTGGGCTGCACTGCAATGTCTGGAAAACAATCCGGTCGTCATGGAATGGATGACGAATGAGACACTGCGTGAACAAGTAACTGCACGCATCCAGCGCTGCGAGGAAGAGCTTCTCAGGGAAGGGTATGCCAGCACCCCTGCTCAACATATTCGTTTTGTAAGAACAGCATGGATTGCTGAGCTGTGCACCAAGGCAGTTGACACATCCAAACTCAGACCGCACAGCCTGACTGATAAACTGGATGCACTGCTAACTCATCGGTACTTGGGGATTCCGATCTTTTTACTGTTAATGTACGCTACCTTTAAGTTTACCTTCGATTGGGCGGGTACCATTCTTTCAGATATGCTGGATGAATTTTTTTCAGGGACACTCAGCAGTTGGATTACTGAATTACTTGTTCAATTGAACGCGTCCGCTTTTACGCAAAGTCTAGTTGTAGACGGTATCGTGGCTGGGGTCGGGGGTGTGCTTGTTTTTCTACCTCAAATTGCTATTTTATTTCTGATTATCTCGGTGATCGAAGACTCTGGGTATATGGCACGGGTCACGATACTCATGGATCGCTTGATGCAAGCCGTGGGCTTGAACGGAAAAAGCTTCATTCCCTTCATCATCGGATTCGGCTGTAATGTGCCAGCTATTATGGCAGCACGCACCATTGAACAACCAAGAGAACGCCTCATTACAACGTTGCTGGTACCCTTTATGTCATGCTCGGCTCGCTTGCCAGTCTATGCGTTGTTTGCAGGTGTATTTTTCCCGTCGCATGCGGCGAGCATTATCATGCTGATGTATGTGTTAGGGATCATCGTATCGCTTATACTTGCCAAAATTTTTTCCAAAGTATCTATTTTATCAGGCGAGCCTTCCCTCTTTATCGTGGAACTTCCTCCCTATCGGGTGCCGCAGGCTCTTACTTTATTTCGCAGCACATGGGAGAAGGTCAAAGGCTTCGTCCGTAAAGCCGGAACGATTATTCTTGCAGGCTCTGTAGGCATCTGGCTCTTGTCCAATTTCGGTCCGCAGGGCTTCGGCGTAGAAATGGATGACAGCCTGCTTGCCACTGTTGGAGGATGGTTTGCACCTCTATTGGCCCCTCTTGGTTTTGGCACTTGGCAAGCAGGTGCTTCCCTGCTCACAGGCTTTATGGCCAAGGAAGTTGTCGTATCAACGATGAATATTATTTACCACGTTCCTGATATGCAGGGACTGGAACTACAAGTCAGACAGGCATTTACACCGCTTGCCTCTTTTAGCTTTATGGTATTCATTCTGTTGTACGTGCCGTGTCTGGCTACGGTAGCGGTTATTCGCAAGGAGACACTCTCCTGGCGCTGGACCGCATTTTCTGTGATCTATCCTTTGACCGTGGCATATATCATCGCCGTCTTGATCTATCAGTGTGGCAGATTATTAGGTTGGGGTTAA
- a CDS encoding FeoB-associated Cys-rich membrane protein yields the protein MVNIIILLVILGYSAWVLVRFLRKSRQGACAGCSSSKSCPGCAVSSVNEDTRKTTAAHKG from the coding sequence ATGGTCAATATCATTATTTTATTGGTGATCCTCGGTTACAGTGCGTGGGTGTTGGTAAGATTTTTGCGAAAAAGCCGCCAAGGCGCCTGTGCTGGCTGTTCATCGAGCAAGTCATGCCCAGGCTGTGCCGTGAGCTCGGTGAATGAGGATACCAGAAAAACAACGGCAGCTCACAAAGGTTAA
- a CDS encoding ABC transporter ATP-binding protein, with translation MTQEHKSSFLQLDQVSFSYGSREIIHGLNWDVPDHQITVLLGPNGAGKSTLLSLIAGLHQVQKGTIRFNQTIIDFENQNYKSMVGYLQEFPFYYPALSVSEMMRLIGGLRQVPKDQLEMRIAKWLDRFKLEDYQNIKMEELSQGTKKRVALASMLLHEPRILILDEPTNGLDPDQVMIVRSILREYLTEGRVILLSTHIIGLAEKLADQVAILRNGRITYSGRSTIDLERLYIAHQHD, from the coding sequence ATGACCCAAGAACATAAATCATCATTTTTACAACTGGATCAAGTTTCTTTCAGTTACGGCTCCAGAGAAATTATACATGGATTAAATTGGGATGTCCCAGACCACCAAATTACTGTGTTGCTAGGTCCTAATGGAGCGGGTAAATCAACTTTATTAAGTTTAATTGCTGGTCTCCATCAGGTACAAAAAGGTACAATTCGCTTCAATCAAACCATAATTGATTTTGAAAATCAAAACTATAAATCAATGGTAGGATATCTACAAGAATTCCCTTTTTATTATCCTGCACTTTCTGTATCAGAAATGATGCGACTTATTGGGGGGTTACGACAGGTACCGAAGGACCAACTCGAAATGCGCATCGCTAAATGGCTGGACAGATTCAAATTAGAAGATTATCAAAATATAAAAATGGAAGAGTTATCACAAGGAACTAAAAAGAGAGTTGCATTAGCTTCAATGCTCTTACATGAACCTAGAATTCTTATATTAGATGAACCGACTAACGGATTAGATCCTGATCAAGTGATGATTGTTAGAAGTATACTACGGGAGTATCTAACAGAAGGCAGAGTTATATTGTTATCTACTCATATTATAGGATTAGCTGAGAAATTAGCAGACCAGGTTGCCATTCTTCGAAACGGTCGGATAACATATTCAGGAAGATCTACAATTGACCTTGAACGCCTATATATAGCACATCAACATGACTAG
- a CDS encoding peptidase domain-containing ABC transporter: MPLNFNKKVPFIEQMEHSECGLASLAMILGFYGHNISLTELRNQVGAVRAGISMQQLQEIGSTYHLKSRGYRATASQLNELIAPLILLWDNQHFVVLEKIKKKKVIILDPAFGRLILPLKEFTEKYSGFALSLIPLKDFRSKRKRPKWMFYIKLAFKSRKLLISVFLVSILLQGLGVLIPKITQFSVDNLLESKNNSFLVPLGWAIFTIFLFSQLFQFLRGYMIAKLQSQMDTSMMTQFIAKLFKLPFEFFENRKGGELVFRANSNVTIRRVLSNRVITIFIDGLLLITYAALMINLLWQIGLLVTIIGFLLLLITVLSSFTTHRLSRKETSSQAEMHGFLSEHIHGITDIKVLGFESRVFKKWEELFKKQLTNTEKRVIWNASLDSMTVSIQFIFPLLILWIGFHYVLEGWITFGGLLGLQTLSTAFMVPLVSLGSTLSELVTVGTYIQRIQDVIENVEEPSGNHKPNHTFKGYIKFKDVSFNYHRFGKYVLKNINLEIFPGEKVAIVGASGSGKSTLAKLILGLYKASIGEVSVDNIPLDQWHLREFRQKIGVILQETKLFNVSILDNIAMDNGDCTIDMVVRAAKQADIHRFIMSLPLGYQTVVSENGLNFSGGQRQRILLARAFLAEPQILLLDEATSSLDSVSEQLITDFLQERHCTQIIIAHRLSTVQRADRIIVLDQGEIIEQGNHQELIGLKGKYFDLYNLKKTDFQVEPVL, translated from the coding sequence ATTCCTCTGAATTTTAATAAGAAAGTACCTTTTATTGAACAGATGGAACATAGTGAATGTGGATTAGCCAGCTTGGCTATGATTTTGGGTTTTTATGGACATAATATTTCTTTAACAGAGTTAAGAAATCAGGTTGGTGCAGTACGCGCAGGTATATCTATGCAACAACTTCAAGAAATAGGAAGTACATATCATTTAAAATCACGAGGATATCGGGCAACTGCATCTCAATTAAATGAGCTAATCGCTCCTCTGATTTTGTTATGGGATAACCAGCATTTTGTGGTTCTTGAGAAAATAAAAAAGAAAAAGGTAATAATCCTTGATCCGGCTTTTGGAAGACTCATTCTTCCTCTCAAAGAATTCACAGAGAAGTATTCGGGTTTTGCACTTTCTTTAATCCCGTTAAAGGATTTTCGGAGTAAAAGAAAAAGGCCAAAATGGATGTTCTATATCAAATTAGCCTTTAAGAGTAGGAAACTTCTTATTTCTGTATTTTTGGTCTCAATACTTCTTCAAGGATTAGGTGTTTTAATACCTAAGATCACCCAATTCTCTGTTGACAACTTACTAGAATCCAAAAATAATTCTTTTCTGGTCCCATTGGGGTGGGCTATTTTTACAATATTTCTATTTTCACAGTTATTCCAATTTTTAAGGGGTTACATGATTGCCAAGTTACAATCCCAAATGGATACTTCTATGATGACACAATTTATCGCTAAGCTTTTCAAACTTCCTTTTGAGTTCTTTGAAAATCGAAAAGGAGGAGAATTGGTATTTAGAGCTAACTCTAATGTAACAATTAGAAGGGTATTATCTAATCGAGTTATAACTATTTTTATTGACGGGCTTTTACTTATAACTTATGCAGCTTTAATGATTAATCTACTATGGCAAATTGGATTATTAGTTACAATTATAGGTTTTCTATTGTTACTTATTACCGTTTTAAGTTCTTTTACTACTCACCGTTTATCTCGAAAGGAGACTTCGAGCCAGGCTGAGATGCATGGTTTTTTATCAGAACATATACATGGAATTACAGACATAAAAGTTTTAGGGTTTGAGAGTAGAGTATTTAAGAAGTGGGAGGAGCTTTTTAAAAAACAACTAACTAATACGGAAAAACGTGTCATTTGGAATGCATCACTTGATTCCATGACAGTTAGCATCCAGTTTATTTTTCCCCTACTAATTCTATGGATTGGATTCCATTATGTGCTTGAGGGATGGATAACTTTCGGGGGACTCCTGGGCTTACAAACATTGTCAACTGCTTTTATGGTACCGCTTGTTTCCTTAGGATCGACTCTTAGTGAACTTGTCACTGTGGGCACATATATTCAACGAATTCAAGATGTTATTGAAAATGTAGAGGAGCCTTCAGGTAACCATAAACCGAACCATACTTTTAAAGGATATATTAAGTTTAAAGATGTTTCCTTTAATTATCATCGATTTGGAAAATATGTTTTAAAAAATATTAATCTTGAAATATTCCCAGGTGAAAAGGTTGCAATTGTGGGTGCATCAGGCTCAGGTAAAAGTACTTTGGCGAAGTTAATACTAGGACTTTATAAGGCCTCAATAGGAGAAGTCAGCGTCGATAATATCCCGCTGGATCAATGGCATTTGAGAGAGTTTCGTCAAAAAATAGGTGTTATTCTACAAGAGACAAAATTATTCAATGTTTCTATATTGGATAACATCGCCATGGACAATGGAGATTGTACCATAGATATGGTAGTTCGGGCAGCAAAGCAAGCCGATATTCACCGTTTTATTATGAGTCTCCCTTTAGGCTATCAAACTGTTGTTTCCGAGAACGGATTAAACTTTTCAGGGGGACAACGGCAACGTATTTTATTGGCGCGTGCTTTTTTGGCAGAACCTCAAATTCTCCTTTTAGATGAGGCAACAAGTTCGCTTGATAGTGTTTCAGAGCAATTGATAACAGATTTCTTACAAGAAAGACATTGTACACAGATCATTATTGCTCATCGTCTTAGTACAGTCCAACGAGCTGATAGAATAATTGTGCTTGATCAAGGGGAAATAATAGAACAAGGAAATCATCAGGAATTGATCGGTTTAAAAGGTAAATATTTTGATTTGTATAATTTGAAGAAAACTGATTTTCAGGTTGAGCCAGTTTTGTGA
- a CDS encoding response regulator transcription factor codes for MRENHNLSPKEQKVAICIAQGYKDSEISQNLSISMRRTAEIVASIKEKWNIKTRVEIGIFAYHYGLVFLTEGIEVHSSEF; via the coding sequence TTGAGAGAAAATCATAATTTATCTCCAAAAGAACAAAAAGTTGCAATTTGTATAGCTCAAGGATACAAAGACAGCGAAATCTCCCAGAATTTATCTATCAGTATGAGACGTACTGCCGAAATTGTGGCTTCAATTAAAGAGAAATGGAATATAAAAACAAGAGTTGAGATTGGTATATTCGCTTATCATTACGGCTTAGTTTTTTTGACAGAAGGTATAGAGGTGCATTCCTCTGAATTTTAA
- a CDS encoding mersacidin family lantibiotic, which yields MTKEEMIQAWKNPKLRVAGEGIEHPAGDALVELSADELSRVHGGLGVQPDSTPTITVTVIGVTVLVCFPGHAG from the coding sequence ATGACAAAAGAAGAAATGATCCAAGCATGGAAAAATCCAAAGCTTCGTGTAGCTGGAGAAGGGATTGAGCATCCTGCAGGCGACGCTTTGGTCGAGTTGAGCGCTGACGAGCTTTCTCGTGTACATGGCGGTTTAGGAGTGCAACCAGATTCTACTCCAACTATTACTGTTACTGTTATTGGTGTCACAGTACTAGTTTGTTTTCCAGGGCATGCCGGATAA